The Triplophysa rosa linkage group LG25, Trosa_1v2, whole genome shotgun sequence genome window below encodes:
- the mier2 gene encoding mesoderm induction early response protein 2 isoform X2, producing MGSKDQRHSRVDIFHQAYVGPLEAVPWASTFLEEQDRSLVVQRRQPAKMETHSHTGGEMPLEQLLALYGYNLSDPVLKQQKDPYEPAASFPEIALDKVQIGKDLLSRGKDVDKKHPMSDDLTLSVTSHNSDLLHHHLRGDDKDTSVSSSEDDSESNSSDGRKDIMVGSQYQAVIPSLCSSNNYNERGYEYEDQLLWTPDVLSNPTVEEFLLEVQRRGSDNGATNTLTTGDIVKDNEQALYELVKCNFNAEESLRRFRFNVKVFSELCGWSEDECRNFEYGYRAHGKNFHLIQANKVRTRSVGECVEYYYMWKKSERHEYFTQQATKLGRKKCNMPSGNIEDAEPDGDIEVEGATQGLPSQSSVQLQPPSPPDVMELDKQGSERHFGGTELCPDSGCSPQGERLFSQFLPPLQFFQTSVKDRPGTASQSTQLYLPPVPSSHTEGSSQPISGLPGAGLYQLQLGFFSEDFVPAC from the exons ATGGGCTCCAAAGACCAACGGCACAGTCGTGTAGACATCTTCCACCAGGCCTATGTGGGGCCGCTGGAGGCTGTTCCCTGGGCATCCACGTTCCTAGAGGAACAGGACAGGAGCCTGGTGGTCCAGCGGAGGCAGCCGGCAAAGATGGAAACCCATTCCCACACA GGTGGGGAGATGCCTCTTGAACAACTGCTGGCACTTTATGGGTACAACCTGTCTGATCCTGTCCTGAAACAACAAAAGGACCCCTATGAGCCGGCGGCCAGTTTTCCTGAAATAGCACTGGACAAG GTTCAGATAGGTAAGGATCTACTCTCAAGAGGGAAGGATGTGGATAAAAAACATCCCATGTCTGATGACCTCACGCTCTCTGTCACATCCCATAATTCTGACCTCTTACATCACCACCTGAGAG GTGATGACAAAGACACTTCAGTCAGCTCCTCAGAAGACGACTCGGAAAGCAACTCCAGCGATGGCCGCAAG GACATTATGGTGGGCTCCCAGTATCAAGCTGTTATTCCTTCTCTCTGTTCCTCAAATAATTATAATGAAAGAG GCTATGAGTACGAGGACCAGTTGTTGTGGACCCCAGATGTGCTGTCCAATCCAACTGTGGAGGAGTTCTTGCTTGAAGTCCAGAGAAGAGGGAGTGACAATGGAGCTACAAACACACTGACCACAGGGGACATAGTCAAAGATAATGAGCAG GCTCTTTATGAACTGGTGAAATGCAACTTCAATGCAGAAGAGTCACTTAGAAGATTTCGATTTAATGTCAAGGTTTTTAGTG AACTCTGTGGCTGGAGTGAGGATGAGTGTCGTAACTTTGAGTACGGCTACCGTGCCCATGGGAAGAACTTTCACCTCATACAAGCCAACAAG GTCCGCACGCGCTCAGTAGGTGAATGTGTAGAGTACTACTACATGTGGAAGAAATCAGAACGACATGAGTATTTCACACAGCAGGCCACCAAGCTGGGTCGGAAAAAGTGCAATATGCCATCTGGGAACAT AGAGGATGCTGAGCCTGATGGAGATATTGAAGTGGAAGGTGCCACTCAAGGTTTGCCAAGTCAATCTTCCGTTCAACTCCAACCTCCATCACCACCTGATGTCATGGAGCTGGATAAGCAAG GTTCTGAGCGACACTTTGGGGGGACAGAACTATGTCCAGATTCTGGCTGTAGCCCACAGGGGGAGCGGCTCTTTAGCCAATTTTTGCCTCCCCTGCAATTTTTCCAGACATCTGTCAAAGATCGTCCAGGCACGGCCTCCCAGTCCACCCAACTTTATCTCCCCCCAGTACCCAGTAGCCACACCGAAGGGTCTTCCCAGCCAATCTCAGGGCTCCCAGGAGCAGGTCTTTACCAGCTGCAACTGGGATTTTTTTCTGAAGATTTTGTACCTGCTTGCTAG
- the mier2 gene encoding mesoderm induction early response protein 2 isoform X1 yields MGSKDQRHSRVDIFHQAYVGPLEAVPWASTFLEEQDRSLVVQRRQPAKMETHSHTGGEMPLEQLLALYGYNLSDPVLKQQKDPYEPAASFPEIALDKVQIGKDLLSRGKDVDKKHPMSDDLTLSVTSHNSDLLHHHLRGDDKDTSVSSSEDDSESNSSDGRKDIMVGSQYQAVIPSLCSSNNYNERGYEYEDQLLWTPDVLSNPTVEEFLLEVQRRGSDNGATNTLTTGDIVKDNEQALYELVKCNFNAEESLRRFRFNVKVFSEELCGWSEDECRNFEYGYRAHGKNFHLIQANKVRTRSVGECVEYYYMWKKSERHEYFTQQATKLGRKKCNMPSGNIEDAEPDGDIEVEGATQGLPSQSSVQLQPPSPPDVMELDKQGSERHFGGTELCPDSGCSPQGERLFSQFLPPLQFFQTSVKDRPGTASQSTQLYLPPVPSSHTEGSSQPISGLPGAGLYQLQLGFFSEDFVPAC; encoded by the exons ATGGGCTCCAAAGACCAACGGCACAGTCGTGTAGACATCTTCCACCAGGCCTATGTGGGGCCGCTGGAGGCTGTTCCCTGGGCATCCACGTTCCTAGAGGAACAGGACAGGAGCCTGGTGGTCCAGCGGAGGCAGCCGGCAAAGATGGAAACCCATTCCCACACA GGTGGGGAGATGCCTCTTGAACAACTGCTGGCACTTTATGGGTACAACCTGTCTGATCCTGTCCTGAAACAACAAAAGGACCCCTATGAGCCGGCGGCCAGTTTTCCTGAAATAGCACTGGACAAG GTTCAGATAGGTAAGGATCTACTCTCAAGAGGGAAGGATGTGGATAAAAAACATCCCATGTCTGATGACCTCACGCTCTCTGTCACATCCCATAATTCTGACCTCTTACATCACCACCTGAGAG GTGATGACAAAGACACTTCAGTCAGCTCCTCAGAAGACGACTCGGAAAGCAACTCCAGCGATGGCCGCAAG GACATTATGGTGGGCTCCCAGTATCAAGCTGTTATTCCTTCTCTCTGTTCCTCAAATAATTATAATGAAAGAG GCTATGAGTACGAGGACCAGTTGTTGTGGACCCCAGATGTGCTGTCCAATCCAACTGTGGAGGAGTTCTTGCTTGAAGTCCAGAGAAGAGGGAGTGACAATGGAGCTACAAACACACTGACCACAGGGGACATAGTCAAAGATAATGAGCAG GCTCTTTATGAACTGGTGAAATGCAACTTCAATGCAGAAGAGTCACTTAGAAGATTTCGATTTAATGTCAAGGTTTTTAGTG AAGAACTCTGTGGCTGGAGTGAGGATGAGTGTCGTAACTTTGAGTACGGCTACCGTGCCCATGGGAAGAACTTTCACCTCATACAAGCCAACAAG GTCCGCACGCGCTCAGTAGGTGAATGTGTAGAGTACTACTACATGTGGAAGAAATCAGAACGACATGAGTATTTCACACAGCAGGCCACCAAGCTGGGTCGGAAAAAGTGCAATATGCCATCTGGGAACAT AGAGGATGCTGAGCCTGATGGAGATATTGAAGTGGAAGGTGCCACTCAAGGTTTGCCAAGTCAATCTTCCGTTCAACTCCAACCTCCATCACCACCTGATGTCATGGAGCTGGATAAGCAAG GTTCTGAGCGACACTTTGGGGGGACAGAACTATGTCCAGATTCTGGCTGTAGCCCACAGGGGGAGCGGCTCTTTAGCCAATTTTTGCCTCCCCTGCAATTTTTCCAGACATCTGTCAAAGATCGTCCAGGCACGGCCTCCCAGTCCACCCAACTTTATCTCCCCCCAGTACCCAGTAGCCACACCGAAGGGTCTTCCCAGCCAATCTCAGGGCTCCCAGGAGCAGGTCTTTACCAGCTGCAACTGGGATTTTTTTCTGAAGATTTTGTACCTGCTTGCTAG
- the mier2 gene encoding mesoderm induction early response protein 2 isoform X3, giving the protein MGSKDQRHSRVDIFHQAYVGPLEAVPWASTFLEEQDRSLVVQRRQPAKMETHSHTGGEMPLEQLLALYGYNLSDPVLKQQKDPYEPAASFPEIALDKVQIGKDLLSRGKDVDKKHPMSDDLTLSVTSHNSDLLHHHLRGDDKDTSVSSSEDDSESNSSDGRKDIMVGSQYQAVIPSLCSSNNYNERGYEYEDQLLWTPDVLSNPTVEEFLLEVQRRGSDNGATNTLTTGDIVKDNEQALYELVKCNFNAEESLRRFRFNVKVFSEELCGWSEDECRNFEYGYRAHGKNFHLIQANKVRTRSVGECVEYYYMWKKSERHEYFTQQATKLGRKKCNMPSGNIEDAEPDGDIEVEGATQGLPSQSSVQLQPPSPPDVMELDKQEESLNCRAQFQGRPRRKRTPRFLLKP; this is encoded by the exons ATGGGCTCCAAAGACCAACGGCACAGTCGTGTAGACATCTTCCACCAGGCCTATGTGGGGCCGCTGGAGGCTGTTCCCTGGGCATCCACGTTCCTAGAGGAACAGGACAGGAGCCTGGTGGTCCAGCGGAGGCAGCCGGCAAAGATGGAAACCCATTCCCACACA GGTGGGGAGATGCCTCTTGAACAACTGCTGGCACTTTATGGGTACAACCTGTCTGATCCTGTCCTGAAACAACAAAAGGACCCCTATGAGCCGGCGGCCAGTTTTCCTGAAATAGCACTGGACAAG GTTCAGATAGGTAAGGATCTACTCTCAAGAGGGAAGGATGTGGATAAAAAACATCCCATGTCTGATGACCTCACGCTCTCTGTCACATCCCATAATTCTGACCTCTTACATCACCACCTGAGAG GTGATGACAAAGACACTTCAGTCAGCTCCTCAGAAGACGACTCGGAAAGCAACTCCAGCGATGGCCGCAAG GACATTATGGTGGGCTCCCAGTATCAAGCTGTTATTCCTTCTCTCTGTTCCTCAAATAATTATAATGAAAGAG GCTATGAGTACGAGGACCAGTTGTTGTGGACCCCAGATGTGCTGTCCAATCCAACTGTGGAGGAGTTCTTGCTTGAAGTCCAGAGAAGAGGGAGTGACAATGGAGCTACAAACACACTGACCACAGGGGACATAGTCAAAGATAATGAGCAG GCTCTTTATGAACTGGTGAAATGCAACTTCAATGCAGAAGAGTCACTTAGAAGATTTCGATTTAATGTCAAGGTTTTTAGTG AAGAACTCTGTGGCTGGAGTGAGGATGAGTGTCGTAACTTTGAGTACGGCTACCGTGCCCATGGGAAGAACTTTCACCTCATACAAGCCAACAAG GTCCGCACGCGCTCAGTAGGTGAATGTGTAGAGTACTACTACATGTGGAAGAAATCAGAACGACATGAGTATTTCACACAGCAGGCCACCAAGCTGGGTCGGAAAAAGTGCAATATGCCATCTGGGAACAT AGAGGATGCTGAGCCTGATGGAGATATTGAAGTGGAAGGTGCCACTCAAGGTTTGCCAAGTCAATCTTCCGTTCAACTCCAACCTCCATCACCACCTGATGTCATGGAGCTGGATAAGCAAG AAGAGAGCCTGAATTGCCGGGCACAGTTTCAGGGTCGCCCTCGGCGGAAACGCACGCCGCGCTTCCTCTTAAAGCCCTGA